A single region of the Malus sylvestris chromosome 8, drMalSylv7.2, whole genome shotgun sequence genome encodes:
- the LOC126633416 gene encoding regulator of nonsense transcripts UPF3-like isoform X2: MKEPLVRTKVLIRHLPPSLSQSDLFSQIDHLLADRYNWLCFRPGKNSQKNQRYSRAYVDFKRPEDVFEFAEFFDGHIFVNEKGAQFKAIVEYAPSQRVPKPSIKRDGREGTIYKDPDYLEFLKHIAKPVEHLPSAEIQLERKEAEQAGGAKEAPIVTPLMEYVRQKRAIGSGTQVSPVVRKVRRRVGAGSVSKRGSPSTKRVSEKKKYIMKDGTKQTSRKEKSTFNVVPRREDQLARSSGKETLENEIGSVSGIPVISDSGKKKILLLKGKEREIPPAEGMSQLGSSPVSHALKQNQRREVNGRLVRSILSNNEGRQSQTSTETQPQQKVQSLNADVKRVSRPSNARLGLNGHGSTNELNSMSSEGDKKRGTVDRFSKKDTHGTTSVSERQEKNTRNKDRPDRGVWAPLRRADSSHASDEHLPSSGLQRPHLLSDSIEGPYGEGKDDSSYGSKTGEVINPTSGRNSSHVENGSHGHFGRRGTAHSMKDDGSQNVGEGKPSKRGATVHGASEKQVWVQKSSSGS; this comes from the exons atgaaggagCCATTGGTGAGGACGAAGGTGTTAATTCGGCACTTGCCTCCGTCTCTGTCTCAGTCCGATCTCTTCAGCCAAATCGACCACCTGCTCGCCGACCGCTACAACTGGCTGTGCTTCCGTCCAGGAAAAAATAG TCAGAAGAACCAGAGGTATTCTCGGGCCTACGTAGACTTCAAGCGACCCGAAGATGTTTTCGAGTTTGCTGAATTCTTTGATGGACACATATTTGTCAATGAGAAGG GGGCTCAGTTCAAGGCTATAGTTGAATATGCACCCTCACAGCGTGTCCCAAAACCTAGTATAAAAAGGGATGGCCGTGAAGGGACTATATATAAAG ATCCTGATTATTTGGAGTTCCTCAAACATATTGCAAAGCCTGTTGAGCATCTTCCTAGTGCAGAAATACAGCTGGAGAGAAAGGAAGCAGAACAAGCTG GTGGTGCAAAAGAAGCTCCTATTGTTACACCCCTCATGGAGTATGTTCGGCAGAAACGAGCTATTGGAAGTGGGACTCAG GTTTCACCTGTTGTCCGGAAGGTTAGAAGAAGAGTCGGGGCTGGCTCTGTTAGCAAACGTGGCTCACCTTCTACAAAACGAGTCTCTGAGAAGAAAAAG TACATAATGAAGGACGGTACTAAACAGACAAGTCGAAAGGAGAAGTCCACTTTCAATGTGGTGCCCAGGCGAGAGGATCAGTTGGCTCGTTCTAGTGGAAAAGAAACATTAGAAAATGAAATTG GTTCTGTTTCAGGAATCCCTGTGATTTCCGACTCTGGAAAGAAGAAAATCCTACTTCTTAAAGGAAAAGAACGTGAAATACCTCCT gCTGAGGGTATGTCACAACTTGGAAGTTCTCCTGTTTCACATGCTCTGAAGCAGAACCAAAGGCGTGAGGTTAATGGAAGATTGGTCAGAAGCATACTTTCAAACAATGAGGGACGCCAAAGTCAAACTTCAACCGAAACTCAGCCTCAGCAAAAAGTTCAGAGTCTGAACGCAGATGTTAAGCGAGTATCTCGGCCTTCCAATGCAAGGTTAGGGTTGAATGGTCATGGCTCTACTAATGAACTAAATTCAATGAGCTCTGAAGGGGATAAAAAGAGGGGAACAGTTGATAGATTTTCGAAGAAGGACACGCATGGTACAACTAGTGTTAGTGAGAGGCAAGAAAAAAATACACGAAACAAGGATAGACCTGATCGTGGTGTTTGGGCTCCTCTTCGTCGTGCTGATAGTTCACATGCTAGTGATGAGCATTTACCATCCTCCGGGTTACAACGCCCTCATTTGCTCTCTGATTCTATTGAAG GTCCTTATGGAGAAGGGAAGGATGACTCTTCTTATGGAAGCAAGACTGGGGAAGTTATAAATCCTACAAGTGGACGTAATAGTTCTCATGTAGAGAATG GTTCACATGGACATTTTGGTCGCCGTGGAACTGCCCATAGTATGAAAGATGATGGTTCTCAAAATGTAGGTGAGGGGAAGCCATCTAAAAGAGGTGCTACTGTTCACGGTGCCTCTGAG AAACAAGTGTGGGTTCAGAAATCATCGTCGGGTTCTTAG
- the LOC126633416 gene encoding regulator of nonsense transcripts UPF3-like isoform X3 → MKEPLVRTKVLIRHLPPSLSQSDLFSQIDHLLADRYNWLCFRPGKNSQKNQRYSRAYVDFKRPEDVFEFAEFFDGHIFVNEKGAQFKAIVEYAPSQRVPKPSIKRDGREGTIYKDPDYLEFLKHIAKPVEHLPSAEIQLERKEAEQAGGAKEAPIVTPLMEYVRQKRAIGSGTQVRRRVGAGSVSKRGSPSTKRVSEKKKYIMKDGTKQTSRKEKSTFNVVPRREDQLARSSGKETLENEIGSVSGIPVISDSGKKKILLLKGKEREIPPAEGMSQLGSSPVSHALKQNQRREVNGRLVRSILSNNEGRQSQTSTETQPQQKVQSLNADVKRVSRPSNARLGLNGHGSTNELNSMSSEGDKKRGTVDRFSKKDTHGTTSVSERQEKNTRNKDRPDRGVWAPLRRADSSHASDEHLPSSGLQRPHLLSDSIEGPYGEGKDDSSYGSKTGEVINPTSGRNSSHVENGSHGHFGRRGTAHSMKDDGSQNVGEGKPSKRGATVHGASEQKQVWVQKSSSGS, encoded by the exons atgaaggagCCATTGGTGAGGACGAAGGTGTTAATTCGGCACTTGCCTCCGTCTCTGTCTCAGTCCGATCTCTTCAGCCAAATCGACCACCTGCTCGCCGACCGCTACAACTGGCTGTGCTTCCGTCCAGGAAAAAATAG TCAGAAGAACCAGAGGTATTCTCGGGCCTACGTAGACTTCAAGCGACCCGAAGATGTTTTCGAGTTTGCTGAATTCTTTGATGGACACATATTTGTCAATGAGAAGG GGGCTCAGTTCAAGGCTATAGTTGAATATGCACCCTCACAGCGTGTCCCAAAACCTAGTATAAAAAGGGATGGCCGTGAAGGGACTATATATAAAG ATCCTGATTATTTGGAGTTCCTCAAACATATTGCAAAGCCTGTTGAGCATCTTCCTAGTGCAGAAATACAGCTGGAGAGAAAGGAAGCAGAACAAGCTG GTGGTGCAAAAGAAGCTCCTATTGTTACACCCCTCATGGAGTATGTTCGGCAGAAACGAGCTATTGGAAGTGGGACTCAG GTTAGAAGAAGAGTCGGGGCTGGCTCTGTTAGCAAACGTGGCTCACCTTCTACAAAACGAGTCTCTGAGAAGAAAAAG TACATAATGAAGGACGGTACTAAACAGACAAGTCGAAAGGAGAAGTCCACTTTCAATGTGGTGCCCAGGCGAGAGGATCAGTTGGCTCGTTCTAGTGGAAAAGAAACATTAGAAAATGAAATTG GTTCTGTTTCAGGAATCCCTGTGATTTCCGACTCTGGAAAGAAGAAAATCCTACTTCTTAAAGGAAAAGAACGTGAAATACCTCCT gCTGAGGGTATGTCACAACTTGGAAGTTCTCCTGTTTCACATGCTCTGAAGCAGAACCAAAGGCGTGAGGTTAATGGAAGATTGGTCAGAAGCATACTTTCAAACAATGAGGGACGCCAAAGTCAAACTTCAACCGAAACTCAGCCTCAGCAAAAAGTTCAGAGTCTGAACGCAGATGTTAAGCGAGTATCTCGGCCTTCCAATGCAAGGTTAGGGTTGAATGGTCATGGCTCTACTAATGAACTAAATTCAATGAGCTCTGAAGGGGATAAAAAGAGGGGAACAGTTGATAGATTTTCGAAGAAGGACACGCATGGTACAACTAGTGTTAGTGAGAGGCAAGAAAAAAATACACGAAACAAGGATAGACCTGATCGTGGTGTTTGGGCTCCTCTTCGTCGTGCTGATAGTTCACATGCTAGTGATGAGCATTTACCATCCTCCGGGTTACAACGCCCTCATTTGCTCTCTGATTCTATTGAAG GTCCTTATGGAGAAGGGAAGGATGACTCTTCTTATGGAAGCAAGACTGGGGAAGTTATAAATCCTACAAGTGGACGTAATAGTTCTCATGTAGAGAATG GTTCACATGGACATTTTGGTCGCCGTGGAACTGCCCATAGTATGAAAGATGATGGTTCTCAAAATGTAGGTGAGGGGAAGCCATCTAAAAGAGGTGCTACTGTTCACGGTGCCTCTGAG CAGAAACAAGTGTGGGTTCAGAAATCATCGTCGGGTTCTTAG
- the LOC126633416 gene encoding regulator of nonsense transcripts UPF3-like isoform X1, with protein MKEPLVRTKVLIRHLPPSLSQSDLFSQIDHLLADRYNWLCFRPGKNSQKNQRYSRAYVDFKRPEDVFEFAEFFDGHIFVNEKGAQFKAIVEYAPSQRVPKPSIKRDGREGTIYKDPDYLEFLKHIAKPVEHLPSAEIQLERKEAEQAGGAKEAPIVTPLMEYVRQKRAIGSGTQVSPVVRKVRRRVGAGSVSKRGSPSTKRVSEKKKYIMKDGTKQTSRKEKSTFNVVPRREDQLARSSGKETLENEIGSVSGIPVISDSGKKKILLLKGKEREIPPAEGMSQLGSSPVSHALKQNQRREVNGRLVRSILSNNEGRQSQTSTETQPQQKVQSLNADVKRVSRPSNARLGLNGHGSTNELNSMSSEGDKKRGTVDRFSKKDTHGTTSVSERQEKNTRNKDRPDRGVWAPLRRADSSHASDEHLPSSGLQRPHLLSDSIEGPYGEGKDDSSYGSKTGEVINPTSGRNSSHVENGSHGHFGRRGTAHSMKDDGSQNVGEGKPSKRGATVHGASEQKQVWVQKSSSGS; from the exons atgaaggagCCATTGGTGAGGACGAAGGTGTTAATTCGGCACTTGCCTCCGTCTCTGTCTCAGTCCGATCTCTTCAGCCAAATCGACCACCTGCTCGCCGACCGCTACAACTGGCTGTGCTTCCGTCCAGGAAAAAATAG TCAGAAGAACCAGAGGTATTCTCGGGCCTACGTAGACTTCAAGCGACCCGAAGATGTTTTCGAGTTTGCTGAATTCTTTGATGGACACATATTTGTCAATGAGAAGG GGGCTCAGTTCAAGGCTATAGTTGAATATGCACCCTCACAGCGTGTCCCAAAACCTAGTATAAAAAGGGATGGCCGTGAAGGGACTATATATAAAG ATCCTGATTATTTGGAGTTCCTCAAACATATTGCAAAGCCTGTTGAGCATCTTCCTAGTGCAGAAATACAGCTGGAGAGAAAGGAAGCAGAACAAGCTG GTGGTGCAAAAGAAGCTCCTATTGTTACACCCCTCATGGAGTATGTTCGGCAGAAACGAGCTATTGGAAGTGGGACTCAG GTTTCACCTGTTGTCCGGAAGGTTAGAAGAAGAGTCGGGGCTGGCTCTGTTAGCAAACGTGGCTCACCTTCTACAAAACGAGTCTCTGAGAAGAAAAAG TACATAATGAAGGACGGTACTAAACAGACAAGTCGAAAGGAGAAGTCCACTTTCAATGTGGTGCCCAGGCGAGAGGATCAGTTGGCTCGTTCTAGTGGAAAAGAAACATTAGAAAATGAAATTG GTTCTGTTTCAGGAATCCCTGTGATTTCCGACTCTGGAAAGAAGAAAATCCTACTTCTTAAAGGAAAAGAACGTGAAATACCTCCT gCTGAGGGTATGTCACAACTTGGAAGTTCTCCTGTTTCACATGCTCTGAAGCAGAACCAAAGGCGTGAGGTTAATGGAAGATTGGTCAGAAGCATACTTTCAAACAATGAGGGACGCCAAAGTCAAACTTCAACCGAAACTCAGCCTCAGCAAAAAGTTCAGAGTCTGAACGCAGATGTTAAGCGAGTATCTCGGCCTTCCAATGCAAGGTTAGGGTTGAATGGTCATGGCTCTACTAATGAACTAAATTCAATGAGCTCTGAAGGGGATAAAAAGAGGGGAACAGTTGATAGATTTTCGAAGAAGGACACGCATGGTACAACTAGTGTTAGTGAGAGGCAAGAAAAAAATACACGAAACAAGGATAGACCTGATCGTGGTGTTTGGGCTCCTCTTCGTCGTGCTGATAGTTCACATGCTAGTGATGAGCATTTACCATCCTCCGGGTTACAACGCCCTCATTTGCTCTCTGATTCTATTGAAG GTCCTTATGGAGAAGGGAAGGATGACTCTTCTTATGGAAGCAAGACTGGGGAAGTTATAAATCCTACAAGTGGACGTAATAGTTCTCATGTAGAGAATG GTTCACATGGACATTTTGGTCGCCGTGGAACTGCCCATAGTATGAAAGATGATGGTTCTCAAAATGTAGGTGAGGGGAAGCCATCTAAAAGAGGTGCTACTGTTCACGGTGCCTCTGAG CAGAAACAAGTGTGGGTTCAGAAATCATCGTCGGGTTCTTAG
- the LOC126633418 gene encoding putative methylesterase 14, chloroplastic produces the protein MGNRFICMSKKDTKEVGSRSKRMNRSQRKLVAEEDLLHRQALSMVLQQHQSSQRFDGSMSRRIGGSTSSRRLASDPLTNGKQGPEFLEKLTSKKFVLVHGGGFGAWCWYKTIALLEEAGLLAITFDLKGSGIDLTDTNSVATLEEYSKPLIDYLQNLPEDEKVILVGHSSGGACVSYALEHFSQKISKAVFICATMVSDGQRPFDVFAEELGSAEQFMQGSKFLIHGNGNEKPPTGFMFEKEQMKGLYFNQSNTKDVALAMVSMRPIPLGPIMEKLSLTPENYGTSRRFFIQTLDDRALSPDVQEKLVRENPPEGVYKIKGSDHCPFFSKPQSLHKMLVEIAQIP, from the exons ATGGGTAATCGATTTATTTGCATGTCAAAGAAGGACACCAAAGAAGTAGGATCGAGAAGCAAGAGAATGAATCGCTCGCAGAGGAAACTGGTCGCGGAGGAAGACTTGCTGCACAGGCAAGCTCTGTCTATGGTTCTTCAACAACATCAATCGTCGCAGAGGTTCGACGGATCCATGTCCAGGAGGATTGGGGGGTCCACGAGCTCCAGGAGACTCGCCTCTGATCCATTGACTAATGGGAAGCAG GGACCAGAATTTTTGGAGAAGCTTACGTCAAAAAAGTTCGTTCTTGTACATGGAGGAGGATTTGGGGCATGGTGTTGGTACAAAACAATTGCTCTACTAGAGGAAGCGGGATTGCTTGCAATCACTTTTGATCTCAAGGGTTCTGGTATTGATCTCACAGATACGAACTCTGTAGCTACGCTGGAAGAGTATTCGAAGCCTTTGATTGACTATCTACAAAATCTTCCAGAGGATGAAAAG GTCATCTTGGTTGGTCACAGTAGTGGGGGTGCCTGCGTATCTTATGCACTGGAGCACTTTTCACAGAAAATTTCAAAAGCAGTTTTCATCTGTGCTACTATGGTGTCTGATGGCCAGAGACCCTTTGATGTGTTTGCTGAAGAG CTTGGTTCTGCAGAACAATTTATGCAAGGATCAAAGTTTTTGATTCATGGGAATGGGAACGAAAAGCCTCCTACAGGATTCATGTTTGAGAAAGAGCAGATGAAAGGGTTATACTTCAACCAATCTAATACGAAG GATGTTGCTCTGGCCATGGTTTCCATGAGACCTATCCCACTAGGTCCGATCATGGAAAAACTGTCATTGACGCCTGAAAATTATGGAACTAGCCGGCGGTTCTTCATTCAAACACTAGACGATCGGGCACTTTCACCAGATGTCCAAGAAAAGCTAGTAAGGGAAAACCCACCGGAGGGAGTGTACAAGATAAAAGGGAGCGACCACTGCCCGTTCTTCTCTAAGCCACAATCATTGCACAAAATGCTGGTGGAAATTGCTCAAATTCCGTAG
- the LOC126633419 gene encoding vacuolar protein sorting-associated protein 60.1-like: MKRVFGVKKDKEPPPSVGDASDRINKRGETVDEKIKKLDMELNRYKEQIKKTRPGPAQEAVKSRAMRVLKQKRMYEGQRDMLYNQTFNLDQVSFASEGIKDAQQTMTALKSANKELKGMMKTVKIQDIDNLQDEMMDLMDVSNEIQETLGRSYSVPDDIDEEDLMGELDALEADMGTETEADGVPSYLQPDAEPDLDAELRLPSAPTGQATAPAGRSNAQAEDELGLPAVPRATLRG, translated from the exons ATGAAGAGGGTCTTTGGTGTCAAGAAAGACAAAGAGCCCCCTCCTTCTGTTGGCGATGCCTCCGATAGG ATCAATAAAAGAGGCGAAACAGTCGATGAAAAGATCAAAAAGCTTGATATGGAACTGAATAGATACAAAGAGCAAATCAAGAAGACAAGGCCCGGTCCTGCACAAGAAGCTGTTAAGTCTCGAGCCATGAGGGTTCTCAAGCAGAAAAGAAT GTATGAAGGACAACGGGACATGCTGTATAATCAGACATTTAACCTTGATCAAGTTTCCTTTGCTTCAGAGGGTATAAAAGATGCTCAGCAAACG ATGACAGCTCTGAAGTCTGCAAACAAGGAGCTCAAGGGAATGATGAAAACCGTGAAGATTCAAGATATTGAT AatttgcaagatgaaatgatggACCTGATGGATGTGAGCAATGAAATTCAAGAGACCCTTGGCAGAAGCTATAGTGTTCCTGATGACATTGATGAGGAAGATCTTATGGGTG AGCTGGATGCTCTAGAAGCAGACATGGGTACGGAAACTGAAGCTGATGGGGTTCCCTCCTATCTCCAACCTGATGCTGAACCGGACTTGGATGCGGAGCTCCGCTTGCCTTCAGCACCCACAGGACAGGCAACAGCTCCGGCTGGGAGATCCAATGCCCAG GCTGAGGACGAATTGGGTTTACCAGCTGTCCCTCGGGCAACACTTCGCGGTTAG